TAGATAGGCCAATAACGATGATCACAATACCGATAATCGTCGCTAATCCTATCCAAAATACCTGAGGGATGAAGAGTGTCATCGAGTAATATCCAACTATAGAGTGGCCGAGCGAGAATTCGACTTCACCGACATAATATTGAGTCCCGATCAACCATACGATCGATCCTAAGATCAAAGCGGCAGCGATTACAATTATATTCTTACAAAGTTTAGATAATCTCCCAAACCCTCTCTTGAATAAATATCCTACCACAAACCCTTCTGCCCCTTTAATTAATAGAGTACCTGGAGCAAAGTGAGGGTAGCCAAGGGCTAGATCGGCGATCATCGAACCTACACCTCCAGCAAAAGCACCTATCCATGGCCCCATCAGTAAAGCTGTAGTATATACCATTGTCTCACCTATGTTAAAGTACCCTTTCGTTGCAGGTACATAGACGCTGAAGACCATCGTTGCCATGGCTACGAACGCAGTAAAGATGCTAGTAGATGCCAAATCACGCTTACTCAACTTTTTCATTAACTCTTCACGAAATTAATACTTACGTATCTGCATATATAAGTTTCTGCCTATATATAGGCTAATATTAAGAGCTTATAATGAAGACAATCATAACAAACCGATTAAACGGATAAAGATCTTTTAATGAATAGTTTAATATAATTCCTTGAAGAAAAGAGTGTTAGAATGGAGAGGGCGAAGATAGTCGCTGAAGGTGATGTTCAAGGCGTAGGTTACCGCTACTATGTGAGAAGGTTAGCCTGGAGGCTAGATCTTAAAGGATATGTAACTAACTTACCAGATGGAAGGGTTGAGGTGGTAGTCGAGGGTGAAAAGAGCAAGATAGAGGAGTTTATAAAAGCGATAAATATAGTAAGACCACCAATAAACGTTACAAAGTTGAGTGTAGAATATCAAAAACCGACGGGTAAGTTTACAACCTTCAAGATAAAGACGGGTACATTGAGAGAGGAGCTGGTGGAAGGATTCTCGACGGGCGCATCGTACTTCGAAATCATGTTCACGAAGCAGGATCAGATGTTGGCGAAGCAGGATCAGATGTTGGCGAAGCAGGATCAGATGTTGGCACTTCAAAAGCAAACCCTCGATGAAGTAAAAGCTTTAAGAGCAGACTTAAAGACGATATTAGATGAGAGGCTTAAGGCAATAGAGCGTGATCTTACGCTCATTAAAGCAAAGTTAAATCTATAACATCATCTCATCAGAGGTTTTATCTTCGAAGAGATTTTTAAATCTACTATCTTTAAATTCAAGACGAATTTTAAATTTTAGATCGCCTTGACGTTTTGTATCCTTATGATAAGATACCACATTCGTTCGAGTAACAATATTATTTAAATTTTAATGGTAAAAAGAGTGTCTCTTGGCATCACCTGTACGATTTCTGCCTCCTCCTTCTCGGCCCAGGCCCTCCAAATTTTTTAGGCTCGGTCTGTCGAGGATCACCAGTTAAAAGATGCTTATCAAACTCCAAAATTCTTCGCTTCAAATCTTCATCTTTAAACCAACCTACGAGCGCTCTTGAAATCGCTATAGCAGCAGCTTCAGCCTGTCCCATAAATCCCCCACCTTTAACTTTAACATCGATATCCACCTTATCTCTCAAATCACCAGCCAGCTCCAACGGTGTCATAATTCTTTCACGCGCGATTTCAGGAGTAATGAGCTCAACGGGTACCGAATTTATCCTCACAACTCCTTTACCGGGCATGATCGCTGCCGTAGCTCTGGCCGTTTTTCGTGAACCCGAATAGAGTTCAAAAGCCTTTGTCTTCCTTGCTACAGGCATTTTACCCACCTTTCCAACCCAACTCTGATGCCAAGTCACTAAGCATCACATAGTAAGATAAAGGTTTCTTTGCCTTTGCATCTTCAAATGTGATCTTCTCCATAGACTCATATTTCTTTGGTACACCAACGTATACTCTTAACCTTTTTAATGCCTCTCTACCCTTATTCTTTCGTCGCGGTACCATACCTCGGATCATTCTTGTTAGTATTCGAGCGGGGTTTCTTGGGTGGAATGGTCCATACTTCGGTTGTACGACACTACTGATCTCTAACTTTTTTAACCATTCATTGATTACACTCCTCCTGTTGCCCGATATGAGAGATTTTTCAGCATTCACAACGATTACGCGATTCCCCTGAAGTAAAAGTTTTGCAACATGGGAGGCAAGTCTGCCGCAAATCGAATATTGTGCATCTACTACTATGGGGCAAGACCCTTTTGTATTACCCTCCAATCAGAATCACCCCACTCCCGTCAGGATACTTCTCTA
This DNA window, taken from Nitrososphaerales archaeon, encodes the following:
- a CDS encoding 50S ribosomal protein L13, with translation MEGNTKGSCPIVVDAQYSICGRLASHVAKLLLQGNRVIVVNAEKSLISGNRRSVINEWLKKLEISSVVQPKYGPFHPRNPARILTRMIRGMVPRRKNKGREALKRLRVYVGVPKKYESMEKITFEDAKAKKPLSYYVMLSDLASELGWKGG
- a CDS encoding ECF transporter S component codes for the protein MSKRDLASTSIFTAFVAMATMVFSVYVPATKGYFNIGETMVYTTALLMGPWIGAFAGGVGSMIADLALGYPHFAPGTLLIKGAEGFVVGYLFKRGFGRLSKLCKNIIVIAAALILGSIVWLIGTQYYVGEVEFSLGHSIVGYYSMTLFIPQVFWIGLATIIGIVIIVIGLS
- a CDS encoding acylphosphatase gives rise to the protein MERAKIVAEGDVQGVGYRYYVRRLAWRLDLKGYVTNLPDGRVEVVVEGEKSKIEEFIKAINIVRPPINVTKLSVEYQKPTGKFTTFKIKTGTLREELVEGFSTGASYFEIMFTKQDQMLAKQDQMLAKQDQMLALQKQTLDEVKALRADLKTILDERLKAIERDLTLIKAKLNL
- a CDS encoding 30S ribosomal protein S9, giving the protein MPVARKTKAFELYSGSRKTARATAAIMPGKGVVRINSVPVELITPEIARERIMTPLELAGDLRDKVDIDVKVKGGGFMGQAEAAAIAISRALVGWFKDEDLKRRILEFDKHLLTGDPRQTEPKKFGGPGPRRRRQKSYR